A single window of Ficedula albicollis isolate OC2 chromosome 8, FicAlb1.5, whole genome shotgun sequence DNA harbors:
- the NAA20 gene encoding N-alpha-acetyltransferase 20 isoform X1 gives MTTLRAFTCDDLFRFNNINLDPLTETYGIPFYLQYLAHWPEYFIVAEAPGGELMGYIMGKAEGSVAREEWHGHVTALSVAPEFRRLGLAAKLMELLEEISEKKGGFFVDLFVRVSNQVAVNMYKQLGYSVYRTVLEYYSASSGEPDEDAYDMRKALSRDTEKKSVIPLPHPVRPEDIE, from the exons ATGACAACGCTCCGCGCCTTCACCTGCGACGACCTCTTCCGATTCAACAACAT CAATCTGGACCCGCTGACCGAGACC TACGGCATCCCTTTCTACTTGCAGTACCTCGCCCACTGGCCCGAGTACTTCATCGTCGCCGAGGCGCCCGGCGGGGAGCTGATGGGTTACA TTATGGGCAAAGCCGAAGGCTCTGTGGCTAGGGAAGAATGGCATGGACATGTTACTGCTCTGTCTGTTGCACCAGAATTTCGACGGCTGGGTTTGGCTGCTAAATTGATGGAGCTCCTggaagaaatttcagaaaa AAAGGGTGGATTTTTTGTCGATCTCTTTGTGAGAGTATCAAATCAGGTTGCTGTAAATATGTATAAGCAACTAGGCTACAGTGTGTACCGGACAGTCTTAGAGTACTACTCAGCTAGCAGCGGGGAGCCAGATGAAGATGCTTACG ATATGAGAAAAGCTCTTTCCAGAGATACAGAGAAGAAATCAGTTATACCTCTGCCTCATCCTGTGAGGCCAGAAGACATCGAGTAA
- the NAA20 gene encoding N-alpha-acetyltransferase 20 isoform X2 produces MVYSSREVVWLQALHYSGGAAVLMLCLFTVMGKAEGSVAREEWHGHVTALSVAPEFRRLGLAAKLMELLEEISEKKGGFFVDLFVRVSNQVAVNMYKQLGYSVYRTVLEYYSASSGEPDEDAYDMRKALSRDTEKKSVIPLPHPVRPEDIE; encoded by the exons ATGGTTTACTCCTCTCGCGAGGTTGTCTGGCTACAGGCACTGCATTACTCcggaggtgctgctgtgctgatgcTCTGTCTGTTCACAGTTATGGGCAAAGCCGAAGGCTCTGTGGCTAGGGAAGAATGGCATGGACATGTTACTGCTCTGTCTGTTGCACCAGAATTTCGACGGCTGGGTTTGGCTGCTAAATTGATGGAGCTCCTggaagaaatttcagaaaa AAAGGGTGGATTTTTTGTCGATCTCTTTGTGAGAGTATCAAATCAGGTTGCTGTAAATATGTATAAGCAACTAGGCTACAGTGTGTACCGGACAGTCTTAGAGTACTACTCAGCTAGCAGCGGGGAGCCAGATGAAGATGCTTACG ATATGAGAAAAGCTCTTTCCAGAGATACAGAGAAGAAATCAGTTATACCTCTGCCTCATCCTGTGAGGCCAGAAGACATCGAGTAA